The Micromonospora violae DNA segment CCGTTCGCCCCGGTGGCGACGCTCGGGTGGGCGGCGACGGTGAGCTGCCGGCCCAGCACCGTGAGGGTCGCCACGCCGTCCTGGATGCGCTCGGGCGCGGCCTCGACGAAGTTCGCCTGCCCGATGAAGTCGGCCACGAACACGCTGGTCGGACGCCCGTAGATCTCGCCCGGGCGGGCTACCTGCTCCACCTTGCCCTTGTTCATCACCACGATCCGGTCGGACATGCTCATCGCCTCGTCCTGGTCATGGGTGACGTAGATGCTGGTGATGCCGAACATCTTCTGGATCCGGCGGATCTCCGCCCGCATGGCATTACGCAGTTTGGCGTCCAGGTTCGACAGTGGCTCGTCGAAGAGCAGCACCTTCGGCTGCACCACCAGCGCACGGGCCAGCGCCACCCGTTGCTGCTGGCCGCCGGAGAGCTCGTGCGGGCTGCGCTCCTCCAGCCCCACGAGGTTCATGCTGGTCACCGCCATCCGCATGGCGGTGGCGATCTCGTCCTTGCTCCGCTGCCCACGCTGCAGCCGCAGGCCGTAGGCGATGTTCTCGGCCACCGTCATGTGCGGGAACAGCGCGTAGCTCTGGAACACCATGGCCATCGGCCGTCGCTGCGGCGACAGGTGCCCGATGGTTTTGCCGTCGATCAGGATCTCGCCACCGGTCGCCTGTTCGAATCCGGCCACCATCCGCAGCGTCGTGGTCTTGCCGCAGCCGGACGGGCCGAGCAGCGTGATGAACTCTCCCGGCAGTACGTCGAGGTCGACCCGGTCGACGGCGGTGACCGTCCCGGTGCGGCCACGGAACTGCTTGGTGAGGGCGTCCAGTCGCAGGTGCCCGGAGCCGCTCTCGGGACGCAGCGCGGCGTCGGGTTCGGTGATTGGCGCTTCGACGTGCGGCGCGGCGGTCATTTCTGCTGCCCTTCGGAGGTGGCGGTGCGGTGCAGTACGGCGCCCGCGCCGACGATGATTCGGATGACCAGGAAGCCCGCCAGCACGATGGCGGTGAGGACGGTGCAGTAGGCGAACGCCACGCCGTACCGACCGGTGCTCGCGGCGCTCATCACCTGGGAGGTGATGATCTTCGTTTCCGGCGTGACCAGCAGCACGATGGTCGAGACGGAGGTCATGCTCCGGGCGAAGCTGTAGCTCAGCCCGGTCAGCAGCGCCGGGCGAATCAGCGGCAGCGTCACCCGCCGGAAGGTCTGCAGCGCGCTGGCGCCCAGATCGGTGGAGGCCTCCTCGATGTTGGGATGCAACTGGGTCAACGCGCCGACCGCGGTGCGCTGCCCGGCCGGCAGACTGCGGATCACGTACGCCAGCACGATCACGACGGCCCCCGCCGCCAGCGAGCTGCCGCCGACGAGGCTGGGGAAGACCATCACGTCGCCGACGTACCGGTCCGGGCGGTAGGCCAGCACGAAACCGATGCCGAGCACCGTGCCGGGGACCGCGACCCCCAGCGTGCCGCCCAGGTCCAGCAGCCAGGCGGTGTGCCGCAGGTGCCGCACCACCAGCCAGGCCACCATCAGGCCGACGACGCCGGCGATCGGGGTGGCGATGGCGGCGAACAGCAGGGTGTCCAGGACCGCTTCGACGCCCGGACCGGCCACGACCTCCCGCAGGTAGTCGAGCGTGAGCGTGTTGTCCACGCCGAAGACCTTCGTCACCGATCCGATGATCACGGTGCTGTAGAGGCTGACGATCACCGCGGCGACCAGCAGGGCGAGGCCGTAGATCGGCCAGCGGGCCCAGCCGGTGATGAGGTGCACGCTGCCGGACGGTCGGCCGGTGATCGTGGTGCGCACCTTGCGGTTGAGCCACCACCGCTGCCCGAAGTACATCGCCAGCGACGGCACCAGCAGGATGACGCAGTAGACCGACGCGCTGGTCAGGTCGTACTCGCCGGTGACCGAGAGGTAGGCGCGGCTGGCCAGCACGGTGTAGTCGCCGCCGAGCACCAGCGGGTTGGCCAGGTCGGCGATCGCCTCCACGAAGAGCAGCAGGAACGGGGCGACCAGGCCGGGCGCCAGCAGCGGCAGGATCACCGTGCGCAGGATGCGCCACCGGCTGGCGCCCAGGTTCATGGCCGCCTCCTCCACCGCCGGGTCGAGGCCGCGCAGCATGCCGAGCAGACCCAGGTAGGCCACCGGGAACAGCGACATCGACAGGACGAACACCAGCCCGTCCAGGCCGTAGATGTCGTACTCGAGCCCGAAGATGCCGTTGCTGATGACGCCGCGCCGCCCGTACAGGACGACGGTCGCGGTGGCCACCGCGAATGGCGGGCTGACGATCGGCATCATGGCGATGACGTGCAGGATCTTCTTGCCGGGTACGTCGAGGCGGGCCTGCACGAAGGCGAAGAGGAAGCCCAGCGCCGTACCGCCGGCCCCGACGAGCGCGCCGAGCACCAGGGTGTTGCGCAGGATCTCGAGATCGACCGACGAGGTGAAGAACTCCGCGTAGCGCGGCAACGCGCCCGGTGCGAACGCTGTGGCCAGGACCGCGATGAGCGGGATGGCCGCGCCGATCGCCACCAGCAGTACGCAGACGACGATCAGCAGGCGGATCGCCGGGTCGCCACCCCGCCGACGGCGAGCGCCGGCCGGCGGGGTGAAGGTGGAGGAACGTTCGGGGAGCAGGAGCGTCATGACTTCGGCGCCTGCGCCACTTCAGCGTCGAACCGCTTGTTCAGCGCGGACTTCGCCTGCCCGGCGACCGTCGCGTCGTAGGTCACCATCTTGATGCTCGGCAGCTTGACGACCTTGTCCGAAACCTTGGCGTCCGGGTTGGTGGGGAACTGGTACGCCTTGACCGTCGGGCCGATCTCCTGAGCCTCCGTGGTCAGCGCCCAGTCGACGAACTTCTTGCCGCTCACCGGGTTCCGCGCGCCCTTGACCAGCGCGACACCGCCGGTCTCATAACCGGTGCCCTCGGCCGGGAAGCTGACCTGCAGGTCCGGGAAGCCGGCCTCGACGGTGGCGACGCAGTCGTGCGAGAAGATGACACCGACCGCGACCTCACCCCGGGCGGCCATCTGCGCCGGGGCCGAACCGGACTTGGTGTACTGCAGCACGTTCGGGTGCAGCTTGCGCATGTACTCCAGCGACTTGGTCTGGTCGCCGCCGGCGAGCTGGACCTGCGTCCACAGCGCGGTGTAGGCGGTGCCGGAGGTGGAGGGGTGCGCCATCCCGATCTCCTTCGCGAGCTTCGGGTTGAGCAGGTCCGCCCAGGACTGCGGCACCGCTACCCCGCGCTCCGCCAGGACCTTGGTGTTGCTGCAGAAGCCGAGCGCGCCGACGTAGACGCCGGTCCAGAGACCGGTCGGGTCCTTGTACGCGTCCGGAATGATCGCCGCGTTGGCGGAGACGTACGGTTCGAGCAGGCCCTCGCTACCGGCGGCGGAGTAACCGTCGGCGGGGCCGCCGTACCAGACGTCGAACTCGGGGCTGCCCTTGCCGGCCTTGACCCGGGCCAGCGCCTCGCCGCTGGAGAGCCGGACGAAGTCGGCCTTGACCCCGGTGGACTTGCTGAACTTCTCGGTGGTCGCCGCGCACCAGTCTTCGGTGGCGCCACAGACCACGTGCACGACGTTGCCGTCGGTCGCGCTGTGGTCACCCCCGGAGTCCTGCTTGGCGCAGGCCGCCATGGTCATCGAGGTGAGCATGAGTGTGATCGACAGTGCCGCGAGACGACGCGGACGCAGGGAAACCACGGATGAGACCTCCGCAAACGGTGGTGGATCGTTGAGATGGCAGTCAGATGTGTCGACCAGATTAGGAGCGCGTGAACGTCACGACGGTGACGACGTCGTGAGCGCAGGTGACAGCGCTGTCACCAACGCGGTGTCCCGGCGACACATCGCGGCTGAAAACATGGGTGTGTGAACCAGAGGCCGAGGCAGCGATGACAAGCGTCTGGTGGGGCTTGATGATGGCGCTGGTCGGCGCCCTCGCCGGGGCGTGCGCGTGCGCGCTGGTGCTGCGCCGACGCGGCAGCAGGATGCGTGCCGAGTTGTCCACGCTGGAGCTGACGGTGCAGCGGCGCGCAGACCAGGTCAACGCGCTCAGCCACGAACTGCGCACCCCACTCAGCATGATCAAGGGTGCGGTCGACCTGCTCCGCGAAGGCACGCCCGGGCCGCTGACCCCCGCGCAGGAGAAGTTCCTCCGCCTGGTGGACAACCAGTCCACACAGGTGATCGGCCTCTGCGAGAGTCTGCTGTTACAGGCGAAGATCGAGGCCGGCCTGTTCACGCCCCGCCTGGAGAAGGCTGACGTGGCGGTGATCGTCCGTGATGTCATCGCCGGCATGCGGTCGCTGTGCGAGCAGCGCGGCCAGCGAATCACGCTGGACACCCCACAGGTGATGCCGCGTATCCTGGCCGACCCGATGTTGCTGACCCAGGCCATGACCAACCTGCTCTCCAACGCCAGTCGCTTCACCACGACCGGCGGCAGCATCCACGTGCGGGTCATGGTGGTGGACTCCGGAGTCGCCATCTACGTCACCGACGACGGCGCGGGGATGACGCGGGCCGAGCGGGAACGACTCTTCCAGCGCTTCGCCACGGGTCGGCCGCTCGTCGATGGGACCGGCCTCGGCCTGGTGATCACCAAAATCATTGTCGAACTGCACGGAGGCGAGATTCTCGTGCACACCGCATCCACCCATGGGACGACGTTCCTGCTGACCCTCCCGGGGCACCCATGAGCACCTCCCCGCGGCCCACCGTGCTGGTGGTCGACGACGAACCACAGATGGTGATCATCGTCGAGTTCGCGCTACAGACCCAGGGCTTCGACGTGCTCACCGCCTCCGACGGCGCCACCGCCCTGCACCTGCTGCGATCCCACCGGGTCGACCTCGCCATCCTCGACATCATGATGCCGACCATGAGCGGCCTGACCCTCTGCCAGCTCATCCGGGCCCGCTCCGAAACGCCCATCCTGCTGCTCAGCGCCCTCGGCCACCAACAGGACGTCATCGCCGGGTTGGAGCACGGCGCCGACGACTATGTCGTCAAACCGTTCCACCCGCGCGAGGTGGCACTGCGCGCGCAGGCGTTGATCCGCCGCCGGCGCAGCCACCCGGGCGTGATCCGGGTCGGCGAGCTCGTCATCGACCCCGCCACCCAGAGCGTGACGCTGCACCAGCAGCGAATCGACCTGCCGTTCACCGAGTTCAAACTCCTGACCCACCTGGCGAGCCAGCGGGGCGTACCGCAGTCCTGGCAGGACCTGCTCCGCACGGTCTGGGGGACGCCGGACATGCTCGGCGGCCGCGACGTGGTGAAGTCGACCGTCTACCGGCTGCGCTCCCGGTTGGCCGCGCTGCCCGGCGGCGGCAACTACCTCTGCACCCTGCGCGGCGTCGGCTACTTCGTGCCGGACGTTCCCTCCCCCTGAGTCCTGCCCGACATACGTCGCCGCTGCCATCCCGTCTGCCCCAGGGGACACTCAGAAAGCCCCACCCCGTCCGGTTGGGCCGTCATGGCTGTCTGCAACGGCATCCCCGACCGGAGTACGCCGAGCGGAATCTTCCTTCTGCCGCGCC contains these protein-coding regions:
- a CDS encoding ABC transporter ATP-binding protein — encoded protein: MTAAPHVEAPITEPDAALRPESGSGHLRLDALTKQFRGRTGTVTAVDRVDLDVLPGEFITLLGPSGCGKTTTLRMVAGFEQATGGEILIDGKTIGHLSPQRRPMAMVFQSYALFPHMTVAENIAYGLRLQRGQRSKDEIATAMRMAVTSMNLVGLEERSPHELSGGQQQRVALARALVVQPKVLLFDEPLSNLDAKLRNAMRAEIRRIQKMFGITSIYVTHDQDEAMSMSDRIVVMNKGKVEQVARPGEIYGRPTSVFVADFIGQANFVEAAPERIQDGVATLTVLGRQLTVAAHPSVATGANGAVLMIRPETVRLTPVTSGGNGTVLRSTFHGPSLDYEIETVAGTITATEQGGDPSEALAEGASVDLTFDADRAYLLPRD
- a CDS encoding ABC transporter permease, with the translated sequence MTLLLPERSSTFTPPAGARRRRGGDPAIRLLIVVCVLLVAIGAAIPLIAVLATAFAPGALPRYAEFFTSSVDLEILRNTLVLGALVGAGGTALGFLFAFVQARLDVPGKKILHVIAMMPIVSPPFAVATATVVLYGRRGVISNGIFGLEYDIYGLDGLVFVLSMSLFPVAYLGLLGMLRGLDPAVEEAAMNLGASRWRILRTVILPLLAPGLVAPFLLLFVEAIADLANPLVLGGDYTVLASRAYLSVTGEYDLTSASVYCVILLVPSLAMYFGQRWWLNRKVRTTITGRPSGSVHLITGWARWPIYGLALLVAAVIVSLYSTVIIGSVTKVFGVDNTLTLDYLREVVAGPGVEAVLDTLLFAAIATPIAGVVGLMVAWLVVRHLRHTAWLLDLGGTLGVAVPGTVLGIGFVLAYRPDRYVGDVMVFPSLVGGSSLAAGAVVIVLAYVIRSLPAGQRTAVGALTQLHPNIEEASTDLGASALQTFRRVTLPLIRPALLTGLSYSFARSMTSVSTIVLLVTPETKIITSQVMSAASTGRYGVAFAYCTVLTAIVLAGFLVIRIIVGAGAVLHRTATSEGQQK
- a CDS encoding ABC transporter substrate-binding protein; the protein is MVSLRPRRLAALSITLMLTSMTMAACAKQDSGGDHSATDGNVVHVVCGATEDWCAATTEKFSKSTGVKADFVRLSSGEALARVKAGKGSPEFDVWYGGPADGYSAAGSEGLLEPYVSANAAIIPDAYKDPTGLWTGVYVGALGFCSNTKVLAERGVAVPQSWADLLNPKLAKEIGMAHPSTSGTAYTALWTQVQLAGGDQTKSLEYMRKLHPNVLQYTKSGSAPAQMAARGEVAVGVIFSHDCVATVEAGFPDLQVSFPAEGTGYETGGVALVKGARNPVSGKKFVDWALTTEAQEIGPTVKAYQFPTNPDAKVSDKVVKLPSIKMVTYDATVAGQAKSALNKRFDAEVAQAPKS
- a CDS encoding sensor histidine kinase translates to MTSVWWGLMMALVGALAGACACALVLRRRGSRMRAELSTLELTVQRRADQVNALSHELRTPLSMIKGAVDLLREGTPGPLTPAQEKFLRLVDNQSTQVIGLCESLLLQAKIEAGLFTPRLEKADVAVIVRDVIAGMRSLCEQRGQRITLDTPQVMPRILADPMLLTQAMTNLLSNASRFTTTGGSIHVRVMVVDSGVAIYVTDDGAGMTRAERERLFQRFATGRPLVDGTGLGLVITKIIVELHGGEILVHTASTHGTTFLLTLPGHP
- a CDS encoding response regulator transcription factor translates to MSTSPRPTVLVVDDEPQMVIIVEFALQTQGFDVLTASDGATALHLLRSHRVDLAILDIMMPTMSGLTLCQLIRARSETPILLLSALGHQQDVIAGLEHGADDYVVKPFHPREVALRAQALIRRRRSHPGVIRVGELVIDPATQSVTLHQQRIDLPFTEFKLLTHLASQRGVPQSWQDLLRTVWGTPDMLGGRDVVKSTVYRLRSRLAALPGGGNYLCTLRGVGYFVPDVPSP